Proteins found in one Limanda limanda chromosome 18, fLimLim1.1, whole genome shotgun sequence genomic segment:
- the gja10b gene encoding gap junction protein alpha 10 b, giving the protein MGDWNLLGSILEEVHIHSTIVGKVWLTILFIFRMLVLGVAAEDVWDDEQSEFVCNTEQPGCKNVCYDQAFPISLIRYWVLQIIFVSSPSLVYMGHALNRLRTLEKERHRKKACLKAELEGTDPIQEDHKRIERELRKLDEQKKVRKAPLRGSLLRTYVFHILTRSVVEVGFIIGQCALYGIGLSPLYKCERLPCPNSVDCFVSRPTEKNIFMVFMLVIAGVSLVLNLLEIFHLGVKKIKQSLYGYKYGDDESMCRSKKNSMVQQVCVLSNSSPQRLVQLTQLNCPGLPDALGETQEHSHHNPAQMYLQGQADIQGLQQLGAMERRFTLESRKPSCSSDDSNGRRGSGQPQYAGPRPTVMVGHMDIAAALKNAQRKQSRQSNFKELSDTSASPESDHYPTARKCSFMSRGMSEVQLNTTSDSADSQSGADLEAQHLNQGESPMVTPPPSSGRRMSMSMILELSSIMKK; this is encoded by the exons ATGGGGGACTGGAACTTATTAGGAAGCATTTTAGAAGAGGTCCACATCCATTCCACCATTGTTGGGAAGGTATGGCTCACCATCCTCTTCATTTTCCGGATGCTCGTGCTCGGTGTTGCAGCTGAGGACGTGTGGGACGACGAGCAGAGTGAGTTTGTTTGCAACACAGAGCAACCTGGCTGCAAAAACGTCTGCTACGACCAGGCTTTCCCCATCTCCCTCATCCGCTACTGGGTCCTTCAGATCATCTTTGTGTCCTCTCCGTCTCTGGTCTACATGGGTCATGCCTTAAACCGTCTGAGGACCCTGGAGAAAGAGAGGCACAGAAAAAAAGCATGTCTTAAAGCTGAGCTGGAGGGGACAGACCCCATCCAGGAGGACCATAAGAGGATCGAGCGAGAGCTCAGGAAACTGGATGAACAGAAGAAAGTAAGGAAAGCTCCCCTCAGAGGCTCCTTATTGCGCACATATGTTTTCCATATCTTGACTAGATCTGTGGTGGAGGTGGGTTTTATTATAGGTCAGTGTGCTCTGTACGGCATTGGGCTTTCTCCTCTGTACAAATGTGAGAGGTTGCCTTGCCCCAACAGTGTTGATTGTTTTGTGTCACGTCCAACAGAGAAGAACATTTTCATGGTCTTCATGCTGGTTATTGCTGGAGTTTCTTTAGTCCTCAACCTCCTGGAGATTTTCCATCTGGGGGTAAAGAAGATCAAACAAAGCTTGTACGGATACAAATATGGAGATGATGAAAGTATGTGCAGGTCAAAGAAGAACTCCATGGTGCAGCAGGTGTGCGTGCTCTCTAACTCCTCACCACAGAGGTTGGTGCAGCTCACACAGTTAAACTGCCCTGGTTTGCCTGATGCTCTCGGAGAGACTCAGGAGCATTCCCATCACAACCCTGCACAGATGTATCTGCAAGGCCAAGCTGACATCCAGGGTCTGCAGCAGCTGGGGGCCATGGAGCGGCGCTTCACTCTCGAGAGCAGGAAACCCTCATGTAGCAGCGATGACTCGAATGGACGTCGCGGCTCAGGCCAGCCGCAGTACGCAGGGCCCCGACCCACAGTGATGGTTGGCCACATGGATATCGCCGCAGCCCTGAAGAATGCgcagaggaagcagagcaggCAGAGTAATTTTAAGGAGCTCAGTGACACGAGTGCTTCCCCAGAGAGCGACCACTACCCCACAGCCAGGAAGTGCAGTTTTATGTCCAGAGGAATGTCGGAAGTCCAGCTGAACACTACATCCGACAGCGCTGACTCTCAGAGCGGAGCAGACCTCGAGGCCCAACACCTCAACCAGGGAGAGAGTCCGATGGTGACCCCACCTCCATCCAGTGGGAGGAGGATGTCCATG agCATGATTCTGGAGCTGTCTTCAATCATGAAAAAGTAA